DNA sequence from the Deinococcus humi genome:
CTGCACGCCCTGATTGACGCCATGCCCCAAGCGTGCCGCCCAGCAGGCCGTCACGGCGTGAACAAGAAGGAACTCGTGGCCCTGATTCTCGAAAAAGCCCCGGCCCTGAAGGCGGCAGGCTGGCTCCCGGACCTTGTGAAGTTCAAGTAAGGGGGCAGGCGGGGGCGTTGACCCCCGCCCACTTCCCGGAGGCCAGCATGGGCGGGAACCAAAAACCGACTATGCACGGGGCAACCACAGTGGCAGAAATGGCCGGACGCATCCAGAGACATGGTTTTGTTGCGGGTGTCAGCGGTTGCACGCCGAACCGGTGTTCAAGACGACGATCTACGAATGAACGACTGCGACCGGCAGGCAGGCCGCATTGGGGAGGACCGCCACCGACGCAGGTTGGACGCCATCATGGCTTTTGTCCAACTGCCGGAATTAAGCCGGGTCCCGAGGAAGGAACAAAGAGCCCCTTCCTCCTCTGCACTCTCGCACTCTTACACTCTTGCACTCTTGCGCGCCGTATGCTGACCCTCATGCTCAGGTTGACACTCACTCCCCTTTGCTGATCCGCTGTACTGGGACAGCTCCTGCGCAGAACGCCGCGCTACTTGCTGAAGGGCACTGGCAGGAGGCTGCCCGCAGGGCCACGGCCCTGGGCATTGGAGAGGGTTATGCCCTGGGCGCCGAGGCCCTGACCAGTGGCGGCGCACTGGTATCGGACAACCAGAAGAAAGCCATATTTCAGCAGGCTCAGGAACAGGCCCAAAGGCGATCAGCGCTGCACCTAATCACCCCGAAGGGGATCTCCGGCTGGCCGTGGCTCAGGGCCGCCTCGCTCAATTTGCGGGCATTCTGGAGAGCCTGAACATGGCAAAGGAAGGGCGTGGGAATCTGGAGCGGGCCATACAGCTAGGGATGAACACGGCCCCGCCTTATGTCGGGTTGGGCGTGTGGCACGCCACGATGATCTCAAAGGGCTCGCTGGCCGCTGCGGTCGTCGGGGCAAAGCGGAGTGACGCCCTGAATCCTTTCAAGAAGGCTCTGGGCCAGGAGCCAGAGAACCTGAGAGCGCGGCTGGAGTATGCGACTGCACTGCTGCTGGACAGCCGGGGGAACCGGACAGCGGCCATTGCCCGGCTGCAAAAGGTTGTGCGCCTGACCCCGGCAGATGACTGGCAGCGGCGCGAGCAGCGTCCTGCTCGCGCCTTGCCGGAACGTATGCAGCAAAAGTGCAAGAGTGCTGGCCTGCTTGAGTGAAAAAGTGCAAGTGTGTTAAAGTGTCTGATGCCAAAAGTCATCAGCGTAGGCAATAAGAAAGGCGGCGTCGGTAAGACCACGACCGCCGTGCAACTGGCCCAGGCCATCGGCAAGCAGGGCAAGACCGTGCTGCTCGATGCCGACGAAGCTCTGCAATGTGCAGTGAAATGGCGCAGCGGCGACTACGCCAGCTGGAACTTTGATGCGGTGCGCTACAGCGCGGCTACGGAAGCGGATACGCAGGGGGCAGACTTCCTGGTGCTGGACACCAGGGGAGGCGAAACGGGCGACAACCTGTTGGAGCTCTCCCAGCAGAGCGACCTGCTGATTATCCCCACCAAGCCTGATGGTCTGAGCACGGACGGCCTGCTCGAAACCCTGCATGACCTGATTGACGCTGGAGTGAAGAACTACCGGGTGCTTATCGTCGCCAATGAAGGCACACGCGGCGAGGAGCTGCGCGAGGCCCTGGCCGAACAGGGCATCCCGGTCCTGAACACCATCATTCGCAAAAGTGTGGCGGTTGGGGACGCCGTGGTGGGCCGCATGCCACTTGAGGGGTTCAACCAGTACTCAAAACGAGTGGCGCTTGATTACAGCGCCGCCGCGCGGGAGGTGCTGAATAGTGTCAGGTGACAAGAAGGGAGTCAAAGGATTCGGCACGCAACTAGCCGCACTCGCCGGGCGGACGGCCAAGGAAGTACCGGTGAGCCTGCCAGCCCCGGAGCCTATGCCCGATGTGGACCCGCTGGAGACTTTCAGCAGTCACATGACCAAAGGGCGCAAGCGGAGGCTCAAGATGGCGGCGACCAGAGAAGACCGGAAGATCTATGAGATCGTGGGGGAACTCGTCGAGGCGTATCTCCAGGAGAACCACGCCGATCTGAAATAAGCAGCTTGGATACAGGCGCGGCGGGGCTTCAGGCCCCGCTTTCTCATGGCAATTTTCTAAACACTTATGCACTCTTGCACTTTTACACTCTCTTCGATAAAATGGAGGAATAGAGGAGGGGAAATGTACGCCCAGGAGCCAGAAACCATGCACCGCGTTGCCTGTGAACTGGTCGCCCGTGGCCTGAGCGTGATCCCCACGGGGGGCGGCCGCCTGCGGACCGCCAAGCAGCCCCACTACGCCGCCCTCAAGGCCACTGGCCACACCTACGTCAATGACGCAGGGGAAGTCAAAGCCACCTGGCGGGCCTTTCAGGAACGGCAGGCCACTCCGGAAGAGCTGCACACCTGGCATGTCGAGCAGCGGGCCCGAGGTATTGGCCTGGTGACCGGCCAGATCAGTAGGCTGGTGGTGGTGGACGTGGACAAAGAAGGCCTGCCCCTGCTGGCCTCCCTTGGCTGGCAACCCCACGTCATCTCGCCGAGTGGCGGCGCACATCTGTACGTGCGGCACCCTGGCTGGTACGTGCAGAGCAATGCTAGTAAGACCAAGGCCTCGCTGCCCAGCGGCTTCGATGTGCGCGGAGATGGCGGGTACATCATGCTTCCCCCCAGCCGTAACCCACAGGGCCAGTACCGGCGCACCGACGAGCGCAGAGCGCTCAGCCGCGAGGACATTCCCGAGGAGATCACCTGGGAAGGTCAGACCTTCCAGTTGCGCAGTGCCCTCGGACTGGCCGTCCCACCAGCGCCGGAGCCAGCTGCACCTGTACAGAGCGCTCAATGCTGGACCACGTACAGCCGGAATGACGACCGCTGCCCCATGTGGCTGATGCTGAACCGTGCGGCCGAGCACGCCTCGGTCTCCCGCAACAAGGGCGCGTTCTACCTGGGCCTGTGGGCCAATGCCAACGGCTACGCCCTGGAGGAGACGCTGGGCCACGTCGAGGAGTACCTGGACCTAGTTGCTGGCGTGAAAACGACACCGTTTCCACACACGGAGGCTGCGGGCGCCATCCGCAGTGGCTACCGCGTGGCCAAACGAGATCCCTGGATCCGAGAGGAGAAAAGATATACCTAAGCCCACGTACAGACGGGGACGGCCCGTGTTGAAACACGGACTACTTGCGCCGTTACTATGTTCCCCGAACAGGCGGCGATGCGTTGAGAATTAGCAAAGGGGGGCAATGGCTGCCCCTACGCCGTCCTGCACGCCGCGTTGATGCTCGAAGGCGAGGAAGGGCTCAGCAGGACGGCGTCAGCGACGACGAGTTGTGTGAGCTGGAACATCAGGCCAGGGCGTTTTTCACCGAGCGGCTGCCGCAAGAGCGGGGGAGCGCCTTGCGGCCCTCCATGCGAGTGCCCGCCTGTGGCGGTCACCAGGCCTCCAAGGCAGCGGCGTTCCTCACGTCACGCCGCAGGGGGTCTTCTCGCATTCCGGTCCCAGTCCCCGTCTGGAAGGTGGGGCGTGCAGGGCGTAACGGTGGAAGGCGCAACCCATCCGTTTCCCGGCTGCGCCGGGAATGCTGCCGCAGGCCACGACCGGCCGGGGGCCGGGATTCGGCCCGGAGGACGGGCCGAAGGGAAAGGGAAGCGGTGCGGCCACAGGCCGCCCGTGTCTATTCCACCGATTCCCTAGCGGTCACGGCGGGGCACGCCGCGCCCGTCGCCTGTTTGAAGCGGTCCGGCACAGGAGCCAAGCGCGGCGTGTTTGCACTCAAGAGTGCAAAAGTGGAGCGCCTGGCGGCGCGCTGTTGAGAGGTTTCCCTCTACCGCCGCAGAAGCAGCGTATCCGCGTGCTCACTCCTGTGTGGGTGAAGCTGCGCCACGCCGCTTCGCGGCGTGCCCACACATCCGCTGTGCGCGCGGCTTCGTCTTGCTTAGCGGCGGCCCGCCGGGAAAATGGAGGGGGAAAGCAAGAGACAACAGTACAAGGGCGGCCCCAGACATACGGCGGGGACGTGGCGCGGGTGGTGGGTTCGGCTGGCCGCCGGGGGCGGCACACGCGCGCCCGGAGGGGGCGCGGTGTGGGTGTGTGCGGGTGGGAAGAAATGCTGTGTGGAACGGTCAAACCGCTTGACATATTAATGAAATAAGCATAATATGTAACTACCCCGGACAAGGGTGAGGAGCGAAAAAATGACCCACAAGAAGCCCAGCACCCCCGAAGAACGCGCAGCCGCCCGCGCCGCCTCCCAGGCGATCACGCAGGAATTGATGAAGCGCATTGATACGCGCGTTGAACGCTTGGCTGAACAGCTGGGGGCGGGGGCGAGTGCGGAACTGCTGACCTTCATGCGCTTTTCTGCCCGCTTCCACACGTACAGCCTGAACAATCAGCTTCTGATCTGGATGCAGGCCCCCGAAGCCGCCCACGTGGCCGGGTTCCATGCCTGGAAGGGATTGGGGCGCAAGGTCAAGAAGGGCGCGAAGGCCGTGCGCGTGCTGGCCCCGCTGGTGGTCCCTGACCGCGAAGCGCCGCCCATGGCCAGCGGCAAGCCCGCGCAGAAGGTGGTGGGATTCAAATACACCAGCGTTTTTGCTGACTATGACACCGAAGGTGACCCCATCCCGACCTGTTCTGCCTGGGTGGTGCAGGGCGGTGACGAGGGCACGCGCGAACTGCTGCGCGCCCTGTCGAGTGCGGCCCCCATGCCGGTGGAGTGGCAGGACGGTGAGGGGCGTGGGGCGCACGGCTGGACGGACGGCGGCAAGATCGTGCTGAACCGCGCCAAGTGCGCCTTAGCGCCCGCGCACGCCGTTCGCGTGTTCTTCCACGAGTGGGCACACGTGGAGCTGCATTTTCAGGGCCAGGGAAAACGTCCCGAGGAGCTGCCCGACCGGGCAACGCGAGAACTGGAGGCCGACGCCTGCGCTTGTGTGCTGTCCAGCTTCTATGGCATCGAGGCCGCCGCGCAGGTGGGCGACTACATCACCGCCTGGGGTGGGGACGCTGAAAAACTTCAGGGCAGCCTGACGCGCATTCAGCGCGCCGTGTCGAAAGTCCTGGGCACGCTGGAGCAGTGCGCGGAGGTCATCCCCCAGGCGGCGGACTGAGCGCCGTAGGGCGGCCCAACATGGGGCCGCCCTTAAAGAAAAACCGCCAACCCGAACCCCACCAGCCCGAGTACGGAGGAGCCCCCATGTCTGACCTGATCCTGCTACAGCAACGCGCCCTGAACGTCCTGACCCACGTGACCAGGTCGGTCTTGGCGATCTTGTCCGGCTTCGAAGCGTCATTTTTTGTCATGGGACCATCGTGCCGCGTGCTAGACACGAATTGCCAGAGCAAAAGAGAGGTGACCGGGTTTTACAGGGCGCAGCTTCACTCCCTGAGCAAAGGGGACCCACGCTTCCATTTACCCACTGACATTTGAGTTCCTGTATTCCTGAAGCTCCCTGGCAACATAAGCAGGCGGCACATCGAAGAACTGGAAGACCGAGACAATTTCGCGAACGGCCTCCAGGACGATCCCATCAGCATCGGCCACCATTTGATCGAGGGAGGCTGTTCGCAAGAACCGAGTGGTCTTGCGCGTTGCAGGACCAGCGCGAATGGCCCTGCCTTTATCGTCCGTCAGAGTGCGCCCAGTGAGACCGTCGTATTCCACTTCAAAAAAGACCATCGCTTCTCCCGCTACCCCTAGAGAACGGTACAGAGCGATGCAGTGGTCCAGGGCTTCTGCTATCCGCCACACCACTGTGGGACCGCTCAGAGTCGCGCCGGGCCTGAATCTGTCTCCCCAGAAAGTTTCGTCCTCTTCCAGGTTGCGGAACAAGAAAAATGCCCCAGACCGGGTCAGCAGCCAGTAGTCGTAATGTCCTTCCTCATTCAGACCGATGACGGTCCTCAATCCCTCGTCCACAGGGGTAAGACGGTCCTTGGGATTCCGGAATCCGTAGGGGATGAGGCCGATGGGCCAGCCGGTATTGGGGCGTCTTGCCTCCTGCATGACTTTAAGAAGGTCAGAGTCAATTCGAGTGGGCAGGGGCTTGACCGGACCATAAGCAAACAGGCAGCTACCGAGGATTTCTCGATCGCCCTCAATGGCCAGGCGGAGCGCCTCTGCCTTTTGCTGCTCCACCCAATTCTGGAAGTCCTGTTTGAGCTGGTCCAGGGACGCGCCGTGGGCCTCTTGTGGGGCAAGTCCAAATTGACGTATCAAGGCCCCAAAGCGGATCAGTAAATCGTCCTGGCGACGGGTGACAGCGACTTCCAGGAGGCGAAGCCAGTCATCTGGCGTCGCTAGTTCCACCGAGGACGCCTCGTTGGAGCGGATATACAGCGCCCCCTGTTTGAGCAGCGGCCTACCTCGCTCATCATTTCGGTCTACCGCGCAGAAATACGGGAGTTCCTGGAATGATTCGACTGTGATGATGGGGTAGGTCACGTCGTCTAGGATCTCTTTGTGAATCTGTAATCTGACCCCGACGCTTCCGCGCACAGCCTCATTCACAGCCGGCGTCAGCACTGTGGGGTCGTAACTACCGGCGATATCAGGGGTCATCTCATCATCGGGCAGATGCCGACCGTTGCCATCTTCCTTGAATCCAATGATAATGGTGCCGCCACCACCGTTGGCGAAGGCAATAATGTGTTTGATCAACTTGATCCCGAAGGGCTCTCGTTTCTGAAAAGCCATCGCCGCTTTGTAGTCCACATCGGGCCGCTCGTTCGGATAACGCAACAAATTGATTCGGTATTCGGCGGCCTCTTGTTCGCGGTTGGGTTGGGTCACCGCACGAATATATTGAGTAGGCCGTGAAAACGGAGTGATCTTCATCTGCGTCGACGGTTCTTCAAGACGCAAATTGAGATCCGCTCGGTGTACCGCTGCACCGCGACGCAAAAGCTGGTCAATTCGTCACAGTGCCGTGACACCACTGGACCTAGCATTCCGCTATGAACGCCGCCCAGCCCATGCTGCTTCTGGTGGTGCCAGCGGACTGGGAGGCCGTCCCGGAGGGCGTCACTGAACTTCGCCGCTGCCTGGGTGACGACTATAACGGCCGGCTGCTGCTCAAGATGGCCCGCACGCCCCTGCGCTCCCCGATGGCCCACTACTGCGGGTTGTGGGGCCGGGCCGAGCTGCGCCTGGCACGACGTGACCTGACCCCGCGCATTGATGCCGCGTTCTATAGCCTGGCGTGGCTGGAGCTCGAGGAGGTGGGCTGATGTGCGGCCGGGCCGACGACCACTTTGGCCCTTCAGCGTGGGGAACGTTGGGCGAGCTGTTCGGGCCGCTGGGCTGGGAGCCACAGACCAGGCGTGACGAGGTGCGCCCCACCGATCAACTTCGCTTCGTGCGGCGCGCTCTAACCGGCTTCGAGGCCCCTTATGGACGCTGGGGCCTGGTGCCCGGTGCCCGCCCGCATGTCACTGGACGAGGCCAAACGGTACGCCACCTTCAACGCACGGGTGGAGAGCCTGCAGGACAAGCCGATGTTCCGGGCGGCCTTCCAGACCCAGCGCTGCGTGATCCCGCTGGCGGGCTTCTGGGAATGGCCGGTGCGCGCAGGGGTCAAGACCCGCGTCAGGATCGCCCGCAAAACAAGCCGCTGCTGGTGGCGGGGCTGTGGAACCGCACCATGACGCCGGACGGGCCGCTGGAGAGCTGCACGATCGTGACCCGGCCACCGACACTGGATCTGGTGGAGGTGCATAACCGCATGCCGGCCCTGCTGCTCAGTAAGGCCCTTGAGGTGTGGCTGGACGCCCCCCCGCCGCAGGCCCGTGCGGCTGCCCTGAGCAGCTGGCAGCCGCGCATCCTGACCGTCTCTCCTGCGTAAAAGTCTTTCTATCCCACTCAGGATGTTCTGGCAAAAGTGCTCGGCAGCTCCAGGACTCACTGATGCTCTGCTGCCTCCGTTTCCTCTGGAGGCAGCCACCCCAGTGTCATGACCATGTTTTTGAGTAAGGGGGAAAATCTTGGATGTTCTGTAACGAGGGCTGCCCAATCGGGCGCCAATCCTGGGTGGGTCGTGGCCGTGCTTCTGAGGAGCTGTCGGAAGCGATGTGGAGTGACAAGTGAGGCGTTATAGATCTGACTGTTGGTTAGCGCGGCCCTGAGAACGCGCCGCAGATCATCTTCGGAAAGGAATTCAAGTGAGGCAAGGACAACCTCTGAAAACTGCTCCCCCGCTTTGAATGTGTCGACTGCTTCCAAGCGCTCTATCGCTAGCAAGGCCAGGTCTGGTTGCGGATGGGCCAGCATAATGGGCCGCAATTCATCGGCAGGCAGCGCAGCCAAGCTGATCCGGGCAGTGTCATGAAGCGGTGGGATCCGCAAGGCAGTTAACAGGACCTTGATCTGGGTGGCCGAGACCTGTTGGAGGAATGTCGTTAACCT
Encoded proteins:
- a CDS encoding RNA-binding domain-containing protein, with the translated sequence MTQPNREQEAAEYRINLLRYPNERPDVDYKAAMAFQKREPFGIKLIKHIIAFANGGGGTIIIGFKEDGNGRHLPDDEMTPDIAGSYDPTVLTPAVNEAVRGSVGVRLQIHKEILDDVTYPIITVESFQELPYFCAVDRNDERGRPLLKQGALYIRSNEASSVELATPDDWLRLLEVAVTRRQDDLLIRFGALIRQFGLAPQEAHGASLDQLKQDFQNWVEQQKAEALRLAIEGDREILGSCLFAYGPVKPLPTRIDSDLLKVMQEARRPNTGWPIGLIPYGFRNPKDRLTPVDEGLRTVIGLNEEGHYDYWLLTRSGAFFLFRNLEEDETFWGDRFRPGATLSGPTVVWRIAEALDHCIALYRSLGVAGEAMVFFEVEYDGLTGRTLTDDKGRAIRAGPATRKTTRFLRTASLDQMVADADGIVLEAVREIVSVFQFFDVPPAYVARELQEYRNSNVSG
- a CDS encoding ParA family protein; the encoded protein is MPKVISVGNKKGGVGKTTTAVQLAQAIGKQGKTVLLDADEALQCAVKWRSGDYASWNFDAVRYSAATEADTQGADFLVLDTRGGETGDNLLELSQQSDLLIIPTKPDGLSTDGLLETLHDLIDAGVKNYRVLIVANEGTRGEELREALAEQGIPVLNTIIRKSVAVGDAVVGRMPLEGFNQYSKRVALDYSAAAREVLNSVR
- a CDS encoding ArdC family protein, translated to MTHKKPSTPEERAAARAASQAITQELMKRIDTRVERLAEQLGAGASAELLTFMRFSARFHTYSLNNQLLIWMQAPEAAHVAGFHAWKGLGRKVKKGAKAVRVLAPLVVPDREAPPMASGKPAQKVVGFKYTSVFADYDTEGDPIPTCSAWVVQGGDEGTRELLRALSSAAPMPVEWQDGEGRGAHGWTDGGKIVLNRAKCALAPAHAVRVFFHEWAHVELHFQGQGKRPEELPDRATRELEADACACVLSSFYGIEAAAQVGDYITAWGGDAEKLQGSLTRIQRAVSKVLGTLEQCAEVIPQAAD
- a CDS encoding bifunctional DNA primase/polymerase; protein product: MHRVACELVARGLSVIPTGGGRLRTAKQPHYAALKATGHTYVNDAGEVKATWRAFQERQATPEELHTWHVEQRARGIGLVTGQISRLVVVDVDKEGLPLLASLGWQPHVISPSGGAHLYVRHPGWYVQSNASKTKASLPSGFDVRGDGGYIMLPPSRNPQGQYRRTDERRALSREDIPEEITWEGQTFQLRSALGLAVPPAPEPAAPVQSAQCWTTYSRNDDRCPMWLMLNRAAEHASVSRNKGAFYLGLWANANGYALEETLGHVEEYLDLVAGVKTTPFPHTEAAGAIRSGYRVAKRDPWIREEKRYT
- a CDS encoding SOS response-associated peptidase family protein, which codes for MCGRADDHFGPSAWGTLGELFGPLGWEPQTRRDEVRPTDQLRFVRRALTGFEAPYGRWGLVPGARPHVTGRGQTVRHLQRTGGEPAGQADVPGGLPDPALRDPAGGLLGMAGARRGQDPRQDRPQNKPLLVAGLWNRTMTPDGPLESCTIVTRPPTLDLVEVHNRMPALLLSKALEVWLDAPPPQARAAALSSWQPRILTVSPA